In Eriocheir sinensis breed Jianghai 21 chromosome 3, ASM2467909v1, whole genome shotgun sequence, a genomic segment contains:
- the LOC127006897 gene encoding eukaryotic translation initiation factor 5B-like, with translation MGLIIEKQKTKDEVIRPRQKDERTRKKVREGGGGGLGKGGGGGGVGPSQMHRHHNGGGGGGGGGGGGGRSSGSGSSGEEPRGRRRWKPIQVVTMAAIRESNKARSRSAKRHKDKSSITARGGEKSRRGRGDNDTGARDGRSLRRGAELQGSVRSHGSGTGTLSGGKHRQGASSRSAGRLEHSSSFNRNHINNKSFRSSSGSTRRSTKSVRSSSSGTPSGGSRRPARPNSLTATFQTLVPLAALSPTPSGPDIATRVALIACVGTGKSGEGSGGAGGSGDNNIIASGSGGGDGGGDNVIKAEETQKAEVCDPPAADGDAHDTKPDLNDGENQPDDITSISASEANAQEGESEIKLQNEEDPTPDDSTYDAEDIENEILSIIATLTGDGNTQEESTTEHQLEKDSTLANSTSDGENNENYIAGIPSIPTDAENIQEEGKEKDNDTISTYSMYDNVTTEDHISDISSIPTDTRSTRGDEKEEEKGENDAKPPDEKIFTTVLHRTSFIEDSDENEETQRGQDQSQRESWPRRVSLKMYITEESYAVEGEEEDERPLKEKDERARGGTFIVAEDEARQRMEDEIDGRKKQIEGESEKRKSVDEVEREIKTRKVEEKESEKEENTRHQDTEAKETEEAKEEEMERQETESKENQETEGAQEEGENKTKKQLLREENRSRGTVNDDEEAEATESDKKMTEGTPMSPNEEGLEVMPIPRTTQRGEEGARGDNSAVPNEEIARKMECDGDTARRQDQEEEEVAAERVTNGKENEEKREDTAKDQEKGVTEKNETNEKMQDSNVKSDEEDGEIRKIKAIADGLREIRDHEEAIIENEMTKERQEEEEEEDIDDDEEEDRGKGNEECNLISQEERDDSYGMSDAGTLYYRQQLLKGTLL, from the coding sequence atgggttTGATAATTGAGAAACAAAAGACGAAAGACGAAGTGATAAGACCAAGGCAGAAAGacgagagaacgaggaagaaagtgcgcgaaggaggaggaggaggattaggaaaaggaggaggaggaggaggagtgggaccTTCGCAAATGCACCGCCAccacaatggaggaggaggcggcggcggcggaggaggtggaggcgggagAAGCAGTGGAAGTGGAAGTAGTGGCGAGGAGCCGAGAGGGCGGAGGCGATGGAAGCCGATTCAAGTGGTGACGATGGCGGCGATAAGGGAGAGCAACAAAGCCAGGAGCAGGTCGGCGAAGAGGCACAAAGACAAGTCATCCATAACGGCGAGAGGCGGCGAGAAGTcacggcgaggcagaggagacaaTGACACCGGCGCCAGGGACGGAAGGTCGTTGAGGAGGGGCGCCGAACTTCAAGGGAGTGTCAGGAGTCATGGCTCTGGCACTGGCACGCTGTCTGGAGGCAAGCACAGGCAAGGAGCATCATCGCGTTCGGCTGGGCGGCTCGAACACTCCTCCAGCTTCAACCGAAATCACATCAACAACAAGAGCTTCAGGTCCAGCAGCGGCAGTACGAGGAGAAGCACAAAGAGTGTCAGAAGCTCCTCTAGTGGGACTCCATCGGGTGGCTCCAGACGGCCCGCTCGACCCAACTCCCTCACCGCCACCTTCCAGACCCTCGTCCCACTCGCGGctctctcccccactccctcgGGGCCTGATATAGCCACACGTGTAGCTCTTATTGCTTGTGTTGGCACTGGGAAGAGTGGTGAGGGGTCTGGAGGGGCTGGTGGGAGTGGAGACAATAATATTATCGcctctggtagtggtggtggcgatggtggcggcGACAATGTAATCAAAGCGGAGGAAACACAGAAAGCGGAGGTTTGTGACCCACCTGCTGCCGATGGAGACGCTCACGACACGAAACCCGACCTCAACGACGGCGAAAACCAACCCGACGACATCACTTCGATTTCTGCAAGCGAAGCAAATGCACAAGAAGGAGAGAGCGAGATAAAGCTTCAAAACGAGGAAGATCCCACACCAGATGACTCGACATATGACGCCGAAGATATCGAAAACGAAATCCTTAGCATCATTGCGACACTCACGGGCGATGGGAACACGCAGGAAGAGTCCACTACTGAACATCAACTCGAGAAAGACTCCACGCTTGCCAATTCGACATCCGACggtgaaaacaatgaaaactacATCGCTGGCATCCCTTCGATCCCCACGGACGCGGAAAATatacaagaggaagggaaagaaaaagataacgatACTATCTCCACCTATTCCATGTACGACAACGTGACAACCGAAGACCACATCAGTGACATCTCTTCCATCCCCACAGACACAAGAAGCAcacgaggagatgaaaaggaggaagaaaagggagaaaacgaCGCCAAACCCCCGGACGAGAAAATTTTCACTACGGTCCTCCATCGTACGAGTTTCATAGAAGATTCGGACGAAAACGAAGAAACCCAACGTGGGCAGGATCAAAGTCAGCGTGAGTCGTGGCCGCGGCGAGTCTCTCTGAAGATGTATATCACAGAGGAGTCATATGcagtggagggggaagaggaagacgaacggccgctgaaggagaaagatgaacgaGCGCGAGGTGGAACATTTATCGTCGCGGAAGATGAAGCCAGACAAAGAATGGAAGACGAGATCGATGGGAGAAAGAAGCAAATAGAAGGCGAGtcggaaaaaagaaagagtgtaGATGAAgttgaaagggagataaagacacgaaaggtagaggagaaagaaagcgaaaaagaagaaaatacaagacaCCAAGACACCGAAGCCAAAGAAACAgaagaggcgaaagaggaggaaatggaaagacaaGAAACGGAAAGCAAGGAAAACCAAGAAACAGAAGGAgcacaagaggaaggagagaacaagacaaagaaacaactattaagggaagagaacagaagcCGCGGGACTgtaaatgatgatgaggaagccGAGGCGACGGAGAGCGACAAAAAAATGACGGAAGGGACCCCGATGTCACCTAATGAAGAAGGTCTCGAGGTGATGCCGATACCGAGGACGACGCAGAGAGGCGAAGAAGGAGCGAGGGGAGATAACAGCGCCGTTCCTAATGAAGAGATCGCAAGGAAAATGGAATGCGACGGAGACACTGCGCGGAGACaagaccaggaggaagaggaagtggcggCGGAAAGAGTAACGAATggcaaagaaaacgaggagaagagggaagatacTGCGAAGGACCAAGAAAAAGGGGTGACTGAGAAAAACGAAACCAATGAAAAGATGCAAGACAGTAATGTAAAAAGTGACGAGGAAGACggtgaaataaggaaaataaaagccaTAGCGGACGGTCTGCGGGAAATCAGAGACCATGAGGAAGCCATAATAGAAAATGAAATGActaaggagaggcaggaagaggaggaggaagaagatattgatgatgatgaggaggaggatagaggaaaaggaaatgaggagtgCAACCTGATCTctcaggaagaaagagatgacagTTATGGAATGTCAGACGCCGGAACGTTGTACTACCGTCAGCAGCTCCTCAAAGGTACGTTATTATAG